A single window of Amphiura filiformis chromosome 17, Afil_fr2py, whole genome shotgun sequence DNA harbors:
- the LOC140137385 gene encoding low molecular weight phosphotyrosine protein phosphatase-like isoform X1 gives MASSATKKSVLFVCYGNFCRSPMAEGVFRDMVSQRADKDEWKIDSAGISDWHEGEYPDERTSATLESKIGHRLDHIGRQITEDDYNKFHYIFGFDESNISDINSMKPAGCEAVIQLLGEFDPQKQRVIADSYYGDMSVFQRVYNQCRRCLTAFLEKEFS, from the exons ATGGCATCATCCGCAACAAAGAAATCCGTGCTTTTTGTCTGCTACG GCAATTTCTGTCGTTCCCCAATGGCAGAGGGCGTATTTCGGGATATGGTTTCACAGCGTGCTGACAAAGACGAGTGGAAGATTGACAGTGCGGGCATATCCGATTGGCATGAGGGAGAATATCCAGATGAAAGAACAAGCGCCACCCTGGAAAGCAAAATTGGCCATCGGCTGGATCATATAGGCAGACAG ATCACTGAAGATGATTATAATAAATTCCACTACATATTTGGGTTTGATGAAAGCAATATAAG TGATATCAATAGTATGAAACCTGCCGGTTGCGAAGCAGTCATACAGCTTTTAGGTGAATTTGATCCACAGAAGCAGCGTGTTATAGCAGATTCATATTAT GGTGACATGAGTGTATTTCAGAGGGTTTATAACCAATGCAGAAGATGTCTAACAGCTTTCTTGGAAAAGGAATTCAGTTAA
- the LOC140137385 gene encoding low molecular weight phosphotyrosine protein phosphatase-like isoform X2: protein MASSATKKSVLFVCYEGVFRDMVSQRADKDEWKIDSAGISDWHEGEYPDERTSATLESKIGHRLDHIGRQITEDDYNKFHYIFGFDESNISDINSMKPAGCEAVIQLLGEFDPQKQRVIADSYYGDMSVFQRVYNQCRRCLTAFLEKEFS from the exons ATGGCATCATCCGCAACAAAGAAATCCGTGCTTTTTGTCTGCTACG AGGGCGTATTTCGGGATATGGTTTCACAGCGTGCTGACAAAGACGAGTGGAAGATTGACAGTGCGGGCATATCCGATTGGCATGAGGGAGAATATCCAGATGAAAGAACAAGCGCCACCCTGGAAAGCAAAATTGGCCATCGGCTGGATCATATAGGCAGACAG ATCACTGAAGATGATTATAATAAATTCCACTACATATTTGGGTTTGATGAAAGCAATATAAG TGATATCAATAGTATGAAACCTGCCGGTTGCGAAGCAGTCATACAGCTTTTAGGTGAATTTGATCCACAGAAGCAGCGTGTTATAGCAGATTCATATTAT GGTGACATGAGTGTATTTCAGAGGGTTTATAACCAATGCAGAAGATGTCTAACAGCTTTCTTGGAAAAGGAATTCAGTTAA